CCCTTTTCTTTGTCGTGTCTATGTCCATCCTTAAGATTCTAGCATATGGAAACATACCTTTAAGCTCAGCCTCTATCCTTTGGGTTCCAAAACCAGGGAATTTAAGCCGAGAGCCCTTGCATTTTGGGCAAAGATTATAGGCACCTCTTTTATATCCACAATAATGGCATTTAAGGCTTTTGTCCTGTGAATGAAAGGTTAAGGTAATATCACAATTTACACACCCTGGGATAAAACCGCAATCATAGCATTGAAGGAAGTTTGAATAGCCCCTTCTATTAAGCAAAAGGATAATTTGCCCCTTTTCCTCTAAGGTATAAAAAATGGCATCCTTAAGCCGTCTGCTAAATATTGTCTCCTTTTTTTCGCCTCGCATATCCACAATCTCAACCAGAGGAAGGGGCCTTTTTTCAATCCTGTTTGGCAAATGAAGGAGGGTATACTTGCTTTGGGCATTATAGAAAGATTCTAATGAGGGGGTTGCACTTCCTAAAATACACACGCAATTTTCTATCTTTGCCCTCATAATCGCCAAATCCCTTGCATTGTATCTCGGATTGCTTTCCTGCTTGTATGAGGTTGATTGCTCCTCATCTACAATAATGAGTCTTAAATTCCTTGTCGGAGCAAATAGGGCGCTCCTTGCCCCAACCACAATAGAGGCATCCCCCATTCTTATCCTTTGCCACTCAATAAGCCTCTGTTTTCCCGTAAGCCTTGAATGGAGGATGGCAGAGCGAACTCCAAATCTCTCTTTGAACCTGTTTATTATCTGCGGTGTAAGGGAAATTTCAGGAACAAGAACGATAGCAGAGCCGCCATCTTCAATTGCCTTTTCTATCACCTGAAGATAGACCTCGGTCTTTCCACTTCCGGTTACCCCATATAAAAGGGATGTATCAAATTTTCTTGCCTTAATTGACCTGCACATCCTTGATATGGCATATTCTTGCTCTTTGTTTGGGGTAAAGGCTGGTTTTACACAAAGAATTTCTTCGGCTTTTTCTTCCAAGGGATACCTTTTTATTTTACCCTTGGGAATAAGCAAAGATAGGGCATCGCCAAAAGAGGCGAGGTAGTATGAAGAAATCCAGCCACAAAGCTCAATCAGGGAGGAAGAAATGAGAGGCTCGTCATCAAGAATGCTAATTATATCCTTTATCCTTTTTGCATAATCTGGGGTTTCTCTTCTTTCAATGAGCCATCCGACCACCTCCCTATTCCTTAAGGGAACAAGCACCCTCTTTCCAATTTCACAAGATGTTTCTAATTCTTCTGGGATGCGATAGGTGTATAAGCCTTCCTTTGGAATTCTTAAGGCAATTTTGGCATACATTTTTATGCAAAGATATTTCTGTAGATACACTACATCAACTTCACATGACAAAAGTTTCCCATGTATCCTGCCATTTTTGAGCTTTATCAAGAAACATAGCAATATTATTACATCAATAGCACGAATCATCAAGAAATATTTACCCCGTTAGAAAGTTTCGTAGAACTGCAGTTAAAGCCCATAATATCGTTATCACAATTATTTATAGGCTTTCTAACGGGGTGAATCATCAGATTCTATGGGAGTTATCAACCAATCTTAAAAGATGCTTAGCACCTGGTGGGATTGGATTAAGGAAAACATTTAGTGAAGTAAGGATTTGATTCCATTCTTCAAGCTTTTTCTTACTTTTTCTCATAAGAATTCAGCCCCATTATCAAGTCTTATTCTTATTGAATTTCTCACATTACAAGCCCTCATCTCAAAAGCATAGTAAAGGCTATAAACATAAATCCATAGGCAGAACTTATAGTATCTTCCATCACTTAGTGCAAAAATAGATAGTGTGTGTTCTGTTAAAAATTCATTCACTTTAATAAATAGTCACGAGAGCACTATTACATTGTAACGCAAATTATTAAAGGAAAGAAATTCAATTTTTGCATTGGACATTGAAATTACTCCTTCGTGGTTTAATCTCTTTTAGTCTAACTGTATATTGCAACAATTTATGCAAGATACTATAAAGCAAAAAGACATTATTTAACTTTTAATGTTACAATGCACTAGTATCCAGGCACAGGTGATCAGCTCACCTGAATCATGAAACCCAATGGTTGGGGTTAAGCTATGCAAATAAACCCCAAAAGAAACAAAGAAAACAAGAATGCCAAAGATGTAATCTATTGTTTTAAAAGGG
This window of the bacterium genome carries:
- the priA gene encoding primosomal protein N', which encodes MYAKIALRIPKEGLYTYRIPEELETSCEIGKRVLVPLRNREVVGWLIERRETPDYAKRIKDIISILDDEPLISSSLIELCGWISSYYLASFGDALSLLIPKGKIKRYPLEEKAEEILCVKPAFTPNKEQEYAISRMCRSIKARKFDTSLLYGVTGSGKTEVYLQVIEKAIEDGGSAIVLVPEISLTPQIINRFKERFGVRSAILHSRLTGKQRLIEWQRIRMGDASIVVGARSALFAPTRNLRLIIVDEEQSTSYKQESNPRYNARDLAIMRAKIENCVCILGSATPSLESFYNAQSKYTLLHLPNRIEKRPLPLVEIVDMRGEKKETIFSRRLKDAIFYTLEEKGQIILLLNRRGYSNFLQCYDCGFIPGCVNCDITLTFHSQDKSLKCHYCGYKRGAYNLCPKCKGSRLKFPGFGTQRIEAELKGMFPYARILRMDIDTTKKRGSHEEILKKFEAGSVDILLGTQMISKGLDFPNVLLVG